The stretch of DNA tatattatacttttaagAAAACGTAGATAGAGAATATCAAGCAGCTTCAACTTCTTacatttcgttatttttcgaaaagacTTTCTATGAGATTTATTTACGCACACGTATCCGGCTCGTGCGGATAACTCGacgatacgtacgtacatcaattatttttaattacttcgtTAATCAGCACACGTGACTCGTTGTGAATCGACATTACGGTCTCTTCGGTAATCGAACTATGGAATAGGCAAACTTGGAAGAAATCTTTCGACGTTGTATTCCAAAAGTACGAACCAAGAGCggagattgaaaaagaaagagggaaaagatatcgaaagacaacgacgaagaaatgaaagaggtagatttcaattgaaatgcgttaataacatttattagatatttatcatAATCGTAAGATTTTCATAACAGCGTATATAACATCAAGATTCAtgatgaaacgaaaaagaaaaggagaggtcGGTCGGTCGTAGTCGTGTTTCTCTTTGAACATCGTCgcaattcgttcgatcgttcatcGATAACCACGGTTTCCTCGTGATCTAGTGAACGAGACTGACGGCTGGTGCGGCATAAGCGAAGTGAGAAGTGTGTGCGGTGTATGCAACCGGGGCTGCATGTGCGGCATAAGCAACTGGAGCTGCATGAGCGGTGTAGGCAAGAGCCGGTGCATGTGCAGTGTAGGCGAGGCTCGCTGGGTGAGCCGAATAAGCCACGGCTGGTGCAGCAGCGACGAGAGACGCAGGTGCGCCGAGATATCCTGGTGCAGGTGCAGCTGCAGCACAGGCTACGAGGATGGCCAATACAACGAACTTGTACATGGTTGAATTTCTTCGGTGTTCCCACTAGTTTCTATTTTCGACGACTTGTGACGATGCTGTCGATCGACTGACTGATGCCATTCCCAAAAGACATAGCCTTTTTTATAGCTCCTCCACGCCCCTAAAATCGaggtaaaaaaaggagaaaaaaaaactggtTCCTCGATGGACGCGCTTGGCACGGACTACCGGGCCAAGGACTTCCGGATTACAATTTCGTCGATTAGGAGATTAAGATCGCGAGAAGAAAGGCCCGGAGAAACCGGAGCGTGTACGCCGTCCGTTGCGAAAATATGTATCGTCAAAATCAGAGAGAAGGGGCTCGACGTACCCGAGACCGTCTCTCCGACCGTGACcgctccttcttcttcttcttctttttcacgttTCGTGATtcgtcttttccttctctctcctctctgactttaacatttatttttctctcctgcGATACTCGACGAAAGTAATCGCACGCGTTCTCGTTTTTTTCGAGGTACCTACTTAACATCTTAAAAACCGCGTGAGTACTTCAAGTTCGTGGGAAATGATATAATTGCGAAcgaattaatgtttttatttattttcgtggTCATGCCATTTAACGAGATAATTATAAGACACCGAGAAAAGTAGGAGGAGGTCAAAAAGAGGGAAAACAGGGAGAGGGAGATAAGCGGACTCTCTCGTATCcgaaaaaacgaacgagtttGCTCCAtcgcacgtacatacgttacGTGAAATTAAGTAAGTCGAGCATCTACTTTCGCGGATTGTGTCACGACGACGTCTCTTGTAACGACCCCTCCCTTGCTCTCCTAGAAACGACAATGTCCTCGTAAGTAGGCGTTCAAGTAGTTTCGCGCCAAGTTGCCCAATGTCGTGTACACGACTCATCGGGATAAGCGCGTAATAAATACAACGTTTCTCCGTATGTGCTTGTCACCAAAATAAACGTACGATTACGATAGAAATCGTGCCAATTATTTAACATCCCGACCGCCCAACCACCATTGTCCTGCGTCCATCTGTACATGGCCAGCGATTTCACATTACGCATATCTCCTACCTTTTTCTACTATGCAAATCCTtgaattacaataattacgCAACGCGGATCATTCCGGATCACCGACCTACTCTATGTACGGTGACGTACGATTGTCAAATATCACCTGAATAGTAAAGCCGTTTTAGTCTTTAGTCCGCGTCTTTATAATTGGAATagaaaacattaattatacTGCCGGAGAATCTATCTATCCAATATCggtttgaatatttaatatgcgAAAAGCCATCAAGCGACCCTTATCGTAGTTCGCTCGAGGTGTTTACGAGCCATCGACTTCGCGTTCTATGAGACTAGGAAGTAAGAACGTGTCTCAAACGTTCGTTAAACTTGGCTAAGATACGCACGAGGCGAACGATAACGATCCCGGATCCGTCGAAGATCGTAAGGGCCGCTGTTGTTGATCCTTGGTAATGTTTCGTCGAACGTGGtaagtggaaagaaaaaatcgaaagactATTGAGAGACCCTGAAGGAGAccgaaaggaaaggaggagagagagagagagagagagagagagagaaggaaagggagagtgagggagagagagagagagagaagtaaggTAGGGTAGGAGGAAGTCAGACAGGAGTGGTAAATGGTAGAGCGAGTAGCAACAGGACTCGCAGGAAAGCCATTCGGGAGTTTTGGTGGGAGAGGTCAGTCTCTTCGAATAAAAGGGCGACTACTCTCGTAGTCCGGCATCACTCGCTCTCGAGCAACTCTCAAGCGGTTTAAAGTTGGAATAGTCTCGActatcgaagaaaaggaagaaaccaTGTACAAGCTCGCTGTACTCGTCGCCCTCATTGGTTGCGTCGCTAgcgcaccagcaccagcaccagaaCCAGCACCAGGCTACCTCGCTCCAGCTCTCCATGCCGCACCTTTGGTGGCTGCAGCCCCTGCAGTAGCAGTTGCCCATTCCGTACCGGTCGCCACCAGCTACTCCAACACCTACAAGGTCTCGGTGAAGAGCCCGCTCGTAGCTGCCACCCCCGTCGTTGCGGCTCACGCAGCTCCTCTCGCCTATGCAACCCCGCTCGTCAAAGCTGCTCCCGTCGTCGCGGCTGCGCCTGCTGTCGTCGCTCATGCCGCACCCCTTACCTATGCCGCCCACGCACCCCTCGTCGCTGGATACATCCACTGAAAATGAGACacagagagggagaacgaCTTCGGCTCCGATTCTCTAGTCAGAACGACATTCAAACCGGCTGTTACAAATCACTTTAGACATCTGGATGAGACATTGGCGAAAACTTGGATCATAACTCGTTGATATTATCATGATCGATCAATAAACTCCTTTTCTATCCCCTCACAAAATTatcttgtttttgttatttcgttcgttttacttcgttctcgctctttcctcactcttttctttttctcttaaatctCCACCCGAGTCCCTTCTTATCCCGTTATCGAGTGCGACGATTTCTATAGGAACGCTTTTCGAAGTTCTTCGTCCGAAAAGATAACGTATCTATTGTCTAAGAGGAATTCTTCGAGACACAGAAGTACACTTCGACCTTACGTAATCGAGATTGACCAACGCGAATCGAAACGCGATCGATTTCGTGACTCGTAACGTCGAATTTCTTATTCTGCTCGCGCAACGTTCGACGCCTCTTCGACATTTTCATCCGTTAACTTTAAAATGTCGTTTGCCGATCTATGcgcattatataaaaaatacgtacactcgcacgcacacacatatatacgttcgaGACGATTCGCGGCATATAGGATAACAGGCTATTAACTCGCTTCTCTGAATGCTCAAAGTATTATTGcgtaataatatcaataacgCTCGGTACTAATACGAGGACGACGGAGTAAATACATTTGAACCCTTTTACAATCCAGATACATAGTCATTTCCGATAGATTACGTAATTAAAGTTGCGTAATTGGATCGATCCGAAATGTATTCATCGTAATGAAAATGTGCACTTGAGCGCAAGTCCCTTCGACGTGTCCACCATGTGTCATTTTCGTAGCTTTGTTAGATTTTTGTGTTTAAGCtctttttcatgaaataaagCAACtacatctttttttacagCTTTAGATAAATACTAATCAATACTCATGATAACCGACGAAGCAAATTATAAACTACTCCTTTCTATTTTGCCACAAATTTCGGGGATCCTCGGTtgagataaaatattctagATTTTCATCTTTGATATGCAaatgtcgaaagaaaatttttcttcgagatacGATTATCCTTgagaataaacgaaagaggaTAAGGTAGAGAAGCCGAGAGAGCCGTCAAAGATAAAGAAACCGGAATACACGAAGcgagaatataaaaacaatggAAGTTACGAACATGAGGGAAATAAGTACGAAATGCAGACCTTGCGAGCAAGAAGGTTGGTCCTCTTGGAAAAATCACGCGAGGTATGCGAGAAGGAGTAAAATgcgagagagagtgagagagagagagagagagagagagagagagagagagagagaggtccgGTTTTACTCGACTGAATCGATACACAGAAAAATCAACACGAGCTCGTGGGCTACCAGGATATCCTGGTGAACCgataacgaagagaagaaaatcatcggcttgaaataatttaaattttagatTTACAAATGATGCTTAAGAAGGATCGTCAACCTATCGAATCGAGATCTCGATACAACCTTGACTGGATCCCGGACGTGAGCAACTATCTTCGCTGTGCCTACGCATACGTTTTCGGTCAACGACCCTTATGTTTCATATGCTCgatgtatcttttttataacgtaCAATCGAGCATCTATTCGCtgcaaaatgtaatatttctgaaaaaaatatatcgtttcgtCCAGATAAATGTCCTATTGGCCGAGGCTATCGAAGAATCACGTTACTTATTTCCGTCTGCAATAATTAGTTTATGAATTCGTATAGACGATAGTCAGATTCAAAGAACttgaaaatttacaattttagtTTTACATTTGTTACCTTACGAAAATTTCCAAGCGCGATTACGATTCGTCATTTAACAAGTACTCGATCCTGACGAAGCTGTAGTATATATCCAGACAGGGTGTTACTACTGAACAGACCTGTATCCGAAGGTCTTTCGAAGAGCACGGAAGTCTTCTACTATATAAACCTTGGAGAACCTCATCCGTGCAGATCAGTCGCAGATTCTCAAAGCGCAGCTGGAAAACGAAGAAGCTCCGACATGTTCAAGCTGGTGAGCCGATTTACAAAACAATTGTTTAAATCAGAAATGCGAACCcacgtgaaaatatttaacgatctcCGATTTTCAATATacgattttttcaatttccgaTTTTACGATTCAAAAAACTTCTGCATACGTCGGATGATGTAttcaaatcgaattatttcaaacgaattctTGCAAAAGGTAAAAATCTGAAATTTACAGACATTAGAGAATTTGTTTCATTCACAGGTGGTCCTGTCCTGTCTGT from Vespula pensylvanica isolate Volc-1 chromosome 11, ASM1446617v1, whole genome shotgun sequence encodes:
- the LOC122632896 gene encoding larval/pupal cuticle protein H1C-like, which codes for MYKFVVLAILVACAAAAPAPGYLGAPASLVAAAPAVAYSAHPASLAYTAHAPALAYTAHAAPVAYAAHAAPVAYTAHTSHFAYAAPAVSLVH
- the LOC122632895 gene encoding cuticle protein 70, isoforms A and B-like; amino-acid sequence: MYKLAVLVALIGCVASAPAPAPEPAPGYLAPALHAAPLVAAAPAVAVAHSVPVATSYSNTYKVSVKSPLVAATPVVAAHAAPLAYATPLVKAAPVVAAAPAVVAHAAPLTYAAHAPLVAGYIH